A section of the Penaeus chinensis breed Huanghai No. 1 chromosome 17, ASM1920278v2, whole genome shotgun sequence genome encodes:
- the LOC125033976 gene encoding F-box only protein 7-like, whose product MKVRVKYSNTQKFVVTLEDPNLGNLKEEIRKFVENTYGETVKEPLSLSLNGSDALTGSADTPLQSLGVVSGDLIKVIPTSSPAACAAPPQRVPSPPKRQATTQPYTSASASASKPSGMEVPSGGASGDGPSATSSAKSEQPDRKAEETPVSLLIEAKDGCPPPSLVHLFSKCSPTSPSQAVNLMVHLTMLECGFCLEGNAEPPPGWKEMVATIHYSHNTLPEFKCTLVLVTMGEVKQVMASFQQQESEISVKLLVGEYVKKGNDNTVTPENLIRVAQLARTLRNQLLHPLQVAAHEILGVPAPWHLAGLPQELLLIIAKNLDAKSVLSLGQSCKRLHSVMEDNKLWQSLYKRDFTNLYESMAGLNDMDWKAKYREAVTRRKEWRNLQDNPDMKFEAPEFYPSPFGPAYPSYPGMPPRNPDPYPPQPPQPHPMPNPFYDPDSPFFMGEIPPMPGVFPNVPNPLNPMMPRGPRPNNPFVPPFMPTRHRTPRGPRFDFFSSDFM is encoded by the exons ATGAAGGTCCGGGTCAAATATTCCAACACACAGAAGTTTGTGGTGACTTTAGAAGACCCTAATTTGGGTAACTTGAAGGAGGAGATACGGAAGTTTGTGGAAAATACCTACGGGGAGACTGTCAA AGAACCATTGTCACTAAGTCTAAATGGGTCAGATGCCCTTACTGGTTCAGCAGATACCCCCCTTCAGAGTCTGGGCGTTGTCTCTGGAGACTTGATAAAAGTGATTCCTACATCATCCCCTGCTGCATGTGCTGCTCCGCCACAAAGAGTACCTTCACCCCCCAAACGACAGGCAACAACGCAGCCTTACACGAGTGCTTCGGCTTCAGCTTCAAAGCCCAGTGGGATGGAGGTTCCTTCAGGTGGTGCTAGTGGAGATGGCCCAAGTGCCACATCCTCAGCCAAGAGTGAACAgccagacagaaaggcagaggaaaCTCCAGTCTCCCTCCTCATTGAAGCTAAAGATggctgtccccctccctctcttgtacACCTGTTCTCTAAGTGTTCTCCAACTTCTCCCAGTCAGGCAGTGAATTTGATGGTTCATCTAACCATGTTAGAGTGTGGATTCTGCTTGGAGGGCAATGCAGAGCCTCCACCAGGTTGGAAAGAGATGGTGGCCACCATCCACTACTCCCACAACACACTGCCAGAGTTCAAGTGCACTCTGGTGCTGGTTACAATGGGTGAGGTCAAGCAGGTGATGGCCAGCTTCCAGCAGCAGGAAAGTGAAATCAGTGTCAAGTTGCTGGTAGGAGAGTATGTTAAGAAAGGAAATGACAACACAGTTACGCCAGAAAACCTCATTCGTGTTGCCCAGCTTGCACGTACCTTGCGTAACCAGCTGCTCCATCCTCTGCAGGTTGCGGCACACGAAATCCTTGGAGTTCCTGCCCCGTGGCACCTGGCTGGTCTACCACAGGAACTGCTGCTGATAATTGCTAAGAATCTGGATGCCAAGTCTGTCCTAAGCCTTGGACAGAGCTGTAAGCGTCTGCATTCAGTGATGGAAGACAACAAATTGTGGCAAAGTCTCTACAAGAGAGATTTTACAAACCTGTATGAAAGCATGGCTGGCCTGAATGACATGGACTGGAAGGCCAAGTACAGGGAGGCTGTCACGCGGCGCAAGGAGTGGCGCAACCTGCAGGACAATCCTGACATGAAGTTCGAGGCTCCTGAGTTCTACCCATCTCCCTTTGGGCCAGCCTACCCCAGCTACCCTGGCATGCCACCGAGAAACCCGGACCCGTATCCCCCACagcctccccaaccccaccccatgcCCAACCCCTTCTATGACCCTGACAGCCCCTTCTTCATGGGGGAAATCCCACCTATGCCTGGTGTGTTCCCCAATGTTCCCAATCCCCTGAACCCCATGATGCCTAGGGGCCCTAGACCCAACAACCCCTTCGTGCCTCCTTTCATGCCCACGCGCCATAGGACACCCCGTGGACCAAGGTTTGACTTCTTCTCATCAGACTTTATGTAA